In the Muricauda sp. MAR_2010_75 genome, one interval contains:
- a CDS encoding serine hydrolase: MKQFLRLSSLLLFVFGWNSLVAQEVYFPTRYETWKTAEKNQFKYNASQLNTAIDFAKNNEYSGSRDLRQAILEGFKREPFHEILGPTKKRGGPAGMIIKDGYLIASWGDTKRVDMTFSVTKSFLSTVAALAEDQGLIQNVKDKVGDYVWDGTFDGAHNSKITWEHLLQQNSDWSGELWGGKDWADRPPSEGGLDDWKFRTLNEPGTVMEYNDVRVNVLAYALTHVWRKPLPMVLKEQIMDNIGATPTWRWYGYDHAWTVIDGLKMKSVTGGGHSGAGLFIATGDMARFGLLFLNNGKWKDQQLISESWIKKATQPSVPNVNYGYMWWLNQKGPRHWEDVPEHVFYAAGFGGNFIVVDQKSGLLIVTRWLEPSQIGAFVKQVYEAF, translated from the coding sequence ATGAAGCAATTTTTACGACTTTCATCTCTTCTCTTGTTCGTTTTTGGTTGGAATTCTTTGGTGGCCCAGGAGGTGTATTTTCCAACTCGATATGAAACATGGAAAACGGCTGAAAAAAATCAGTTTAAATACAATGCATCACAACTGAACACAGCCATTGACTTTGCCAAAAACAATGAATATTCCGGTTCCAGAGATTTGCGACAAGCCATTTTGGAAGGATTCAAAAGAGAACCGTTTCATGAAATTTTGGGACCCACCAAAAAACGAGGCGGTCCTGCAGGAATGATCATTAAGGATGGATATTTGATAGCCTCATGGGGCGATACCAAGCGGGTTGATATGACTTTTAGCGTCACCAAAAGCTTTTTGTCCACCGTGGCAGCATTGGCCGAAGACCAAGGATTGATTCAAAATGTAAAGGATAAGGTAGGCGATTATGTTTGGGATGGCACGTTTGATGGCGCCCACAACTCCAAAATAACGTGGGAGCATTTGTTACAGCAAAACTCGGATTGGTCTGGGGAACTTTGGGGCGGTAAGGATTGGGCCGATCGCCCACCAAGTGAAGGAGGCCTGGATGATTGGAAATTCAGAACGCTTAACGAACCCGGTACCGTTATGGAGTACAACGATGTTAGGGTAAATGTATTGGCCTATGCTTTGACCCATGTTTGGCGAAAGCCTTTACCTATGGTCTTGAAAGAACAGATTATGGACAACATTGGCGCTACACCCACCTGGCGGTGGTATGGGTATGACCATGCTTGGACGGTGATAGATGGGTTAAAAATGAAATCCGTAACGGGAGGAGGACACTCGGGAGCAGGACTGTTTATCGCTACCGGGGATATGGCCCGTTTTGGTTTGTTGTTCCTCAACAATGGAAAATGGAAAGACCAACAATTGATAAGTGAGAGCTGGATCAAAAAAGCGACACAACCTTCGGTGCCCAATGTGAATTATGGGTATATGTGGTGGTTGAACCAAAAAGGCCCTCGCCATTGGGAGGACGTACCCGAGCATGTGTTTTATGCAGCCGGATTTGGCGGCAATTTTATTGTAGTGGACCAGAAAAGTGGATTGCTTATTGTGACCCGTTGGTTGGAACCTTCACAAATAGGAGCGTTTGTCAAGCAGGTGTATGAGGCATTTTGA
- the mfd gene encoding transcription-repair coupling factor translates to MTKTPISHLFAQSPPLRKLQDTIAQSQNNKAKINLKGLVGSSLSFVVSEAFGSADTPFLLIFNDKEEAAYHLNDLEQLIGENDVLFYPGSYRRPYQIEETDNANVLLRAEVLNRINSRKKPAIIVTYPDALFEKVVTRKELDKNTLKIKLEDTLSLDFLNEVLFEYQFKRVDFVTEPGEFSVRGGIVDVFSFSHDEPYRIEFFGDEVDSIRTFDVETQLSTDKVKKITIIPNVENKFLQESRENFLKYISPKTVVFAKNPALIYDRIDSFFAKAEESFTKLSKEIKHAEPKELFVDSALLKLHLDDFSLVEINSTKNDISTALNVTFNTKPQPSFNKKFDLLIDNLNENREAGFTNYIFCSTEQQAKRFHDIFDEVDQTVHYQTLVFPLYQGFIDHDLKLACYTDHQIFERYHKFHLKNGYAKKQAITLKELNKLEIGDYVTHIDHGIGKFGGLQKIDVEGKKQEAIKLIYGDRDILYVSIHSLHKISKYNGKDGAPPKIYKLGSAAWKKLKQKTKSRVKKIAFDLIQVYAKRRLEKGFQYAPDSYLQHELEASFIYEDTLDQEKSTQDVKKDMESERPMDRLICGDVGFGKTEVAIRAAFKAVDNGKQVAVLVPTTILAFQHNRTFKERLKDMPVTVEYLNRFRTTKEKKETLEGLASGKVDIIIGTHQLVNKNVKFKDLGLLIVDEEQKFGVSVKEKLRSIKENVDVLTLTATPIPRTLQFSLMAARDLSVINTPPPNRYPIESQVIGFNEEIIRDAISYEIQRGGQVFFIHNRIENIKEVAGMIQRLVPDAKIGIGHGQMEGKKLEQLMLAFMNGEFDVLVSTTIVESGLDVTNANTIFIHNANNFGLSDLHQMRGRVGRSNKKAFCYFITPPYEVMTSDARKRIEALEQFTDLGSGFNIAMKDLEIRGAGDLLGGEQSGFINEIGFETYQKILAEAIEELKENEFKDLYDEVESGKEKTYVKELQLDTDFELLFPDDYINNITERLNLYTQLNEVKDEEGLQKYEAELVDRFGELPEEAEDLLNSVRIKWIATHIGLEKVVLKKGKFIGYFIADQQSGFYQSPAFTQVLQYVQSHPQQAKLKEKQTRNGLRLLLVFDRVTSVERALQVLEPFSQATVPSN, encoded by the coding sequence TTGACCAAAACCCCCATTTCCCATCTTTTTGCACAGTCTCCACCTCTTAGGAAACTGCAGGATACTATTGCCCAATCCCAAAATAACAAGGCCAAGATTAATCTTAAAGGATTGGTGGGTTCCTCCCTATCCTTTGTGGTTTCAGAAGCATTTGGTTCGGCGGACACCCCTTTTTTATTGATTTTCAATGACAAAGAGGAAGCTGCCTATCATCTCAATGATTTGGAACAGTTGATTGGTGAAAACGATGTGCTTTTCTATCCGGGAAGCTACCGAAGACCCTATCAAATTGAGGAAACCGACAATGCCAATGTGTTGTTACGGGCCGAAGTGCTGAACCGCATCAATTCCCGAAAAAAACCAGCGATTATCGTTACTTATCCCGATGCATTGTTTGAAAAGGTGGTGACCCGTAAGGAGCTGGACAAAAACACGCTCAAAATAAAATTGGAGGACACCCTTTCCCTTGATTTTTTGAACGAAGTCCTCTTTGAATACCAATTCAAACGCGTGGATTTTGTAACGGAACCCGGGGAGTTTTCAGTTCGCGGGGGTATTGTGGACGTGTTTTCCTTTTCGCATGATGAACCCTATCGTATCGAATTTTTTGGGGACGAAGTGGATAGTATCCGAACCTTTGATGTAGAAACACAGCTTTCCACGGATAAGGTGAAGAAAATCACCATCATCCCAAATGTGGAAAACAAGTTTTTGCAGGAATCTCGAGAAAATTTTCTCAAATACATATCACCTAAAACCGTAGTCTTTGCCAAAAATCCCGCTTTGATTTATGACCGGATTGATTCGTTTTTTGCAAAAGCTGAAGAAAGCTTTACCAAACTCAGCAAGGAAATCAAACACGCCGAACCCAAAGAACTTTTTGTGGATTCAGCTTTGCTGAAATTGCACTTGGATGATTTTTCATTGGTTGAAATCAATAGTACTAAAAATGACATCTCGACTGCGCTCAATGTGACATTCAATACCAAACCCCAACCCTCTTTCAACAAAAAATTTGATCTGCTCATTGACAACCTCAACGAAAATCGCGAAGCAGGTTTTACCAACTATATTTTCTGCTCCACTGAGCAACAGGCCAAGCGTTTTCATGATATTTTTGATGAAGTGGACCAAACCGTACATTACCAAACTTTGGTTTTTCCGCTCTACCAAGGCTTCATCGATCATGACTTAAAACTGGCTTGCTATACCGACCACCAAATCTTTGAGCGCTACCATAAATTCCATTTAAAAAATGGCTACGCCAAAAAACAGGCCATCACCCTGAAGGAACTCAACAAACTGGAAATAGGCGACTATGTGACCCACATTGATCATGGAATCGGGAAGTTTGGTGGGTTGCAAAAAATTGATGTGGAGGGTAAAAAGCAAGAGGCCATAAAATTAATCTATGGCGACCGTGATATTTTATATGTGAGCATCCACTCTCTTCACAAAATTTCTAAATACAACGGAAAGGATGGTGCTCCACCCAAAATCTATAAACTGGGTTCCGCCGCTTGGAAAAAGTTGAAGCAAAAGACCAAGAGTCGGGTTAAGAAAATTGCTTTTGATCTCATTCAGGTGTATGCCAAAAGACGATTGGAAAAAGGGTTTCAATATGCACCAGATAGTTATCTCCAGCACGAGTTGGAGGCTTCTTTCATTTATGAGGACACCCTAGATCAGGAAAAATCCACCCAAGATGTAAAAAAGGACATGGAAAGCGAACGCCCCATGGACCGCCTTATTTGTGGGGATGTGGGCTTCGGAAAAACCGAGGTTGCCATCCGAGCGGCATTTAAGGCTGTGGACAATGGCAAACAGGTGGCTGTTTTGGTACCCACCACCATTTTGGCCTTTCAGCATAACCGAACTTTCAAGGAGCGCCTGAAAGACATGCCGGTCACCGTGGAATACCTCAATCGGTTTAGGACCACAAAAGAAAAAAAAGAAACTTTGGAGGGATTGGCAAGTGGCAAAGTCGATATCATCATTGGGACGCACCAATTGGTGAACAAAAATGTGAAGTTCAAGGATTTGGGACTGCTTATTGTGGATGAAGAGCAAAAATTTGGAGTTTCGGTAAAGGAAAAACTGCGTTCCATCAAGGAAAATGTGGATGTGCTTACCTTGACCGCCACACCCATCCCCCGTACGCTTCAATTTAGTTTGATGGCGGCGCGTGACTTATCCGTCATCAACACCCCACCACCCAACCGCTACCCTATCGAGAGTCAGGTCATCGGATTCAATGAAGAGATTATCCGGGATGCCATTTCCTATGAAATTCAACGTGGCGGACAAGTGTTCTTTATTCATAATCGCATTGAGAACATCAAGGAAGTAGCCGGGATGATCCAACGCCTGGTGCCCGATGCCAAAATTGGTATTGGCCATGGGCAGATGGAGGGCAAAAAATTGGAACAGCTCATGCTCGCCTTTATGAATGGGGAGTTTGATGTGTTGGTCTCCACCACCATTGTAGAAAGTGGTTTGGATGTGACCAACGCCAACACCATTTTTATCCATAATGCCAATAATTTTGGGTTGAGCGACCTTCACCAAATGCGTGGCCGTGTGGGCCGAAGTAATAAAAAGGCCTTCTGCTATTTCATAACCCCGCCTTACGAAGTCATGACCTCGGATGCCCGGAAACGTATTGAGGCTTTGGAGCAATTCACGGATTTGGGAAGTGGATTCAACATAGCCATGAAGGATTTGGAAATCCGTGGTGCAGGCGATTTGTTGGGTGGCGAGCAGAGTGGGTTTATCAACGAAATTGGGTTTGAGACCTATCAAAAAATATTGGCGGAGGCCATTGAAGAACTCAAAGAGAATGAATTCAAAGATTTGTATGATGAAGTGGAATCCGGAAAGGAAAAAACCTATGTAAAAGAGCTTCAATTGGACACTGATTTTGAATTGCTCTTCCCAGACGACTATATCAACAACATAACCGAACGCCTCAATCTGTATACACAACTCAATGAAGTGAAGGATGAGGAAGGGCTTCAAAAATACGAAGCGGAATTAGTGGATCGCTTTGGCGAACTCCCTGAAGAGGCCGAAGACTTGCTCAATTCTGTGCGAATAAAATGGATTGCCACCCATATTGGATTGGAAAAAGTGGTATTGAAAAAGGGCAAGTTTATCGGGTACTTTATTGCCGACCAGCAGTCCGGTTTCTACCAAAGCCCTGCTTTTACCCAAGTGCTGCAATATGTGCAAAGCCATCCCCAACAGGCCAAACTCAAGGAAAAACAGACCCGGAACGGGCTTCGGTTGCTATTAGTGTTTGACCGTGTCACCAGCGTGGAAAGGGCGTTGCAGGTTTTGGAACCTTTTTCCCAAGCAACTGTACCTTCCAACTAA
- the pdeM gene encoding ligase-associated DNA damage response endonuclease PdeM, producing the protein MTQAIHIKKQEFQLHPLGGLFWKERSMLLISDVHLGKVSHFRKFGAAVPRKAIHKNYVLLDRIVGDFQPFQICFLGDLFHSSLNKEWELFENWVAKTPAEIILVSGNHDIIDPEKYGQLKIEIFPELIIDDFLLTHHPEERKNLFTLCGHIHPAVKLHGFGRQKLRLPCFFKSKSQMILPAFGEFTGTHTLNPSKDDEVYAIVEDIVVKV; encoded by the coding sequence ATGACCCAAGCCATCCACATAAAAAAGCAAGAATTCCAGCTTCACCCTTTGGGCGGACTGTTTTGGAAGGAACGTTCCATGCTGCTCATCAGCGATGTGCACCTGGGCAAAGTGTCTCACTTTCGCAAGTTCGGAGCAGCTGTGCCAAGGAAGGCCATCCATAAAAATTATGTGCTGCTCGATAGGATTGTGGGTGATTTTCAACCCTTTCAAATCTGTTTTTTGGGTGACCTCTTTCATTCTTCCTTAAATAAAGAATGGGAATTGTTTGAAAATTGGGTGGCCAAGACACCGGCCGAGATTATCTTGGTATCGGGCAACCACGATATCATTGACCCTGAAAAATACGGACAACTCAAAATTGAAATTTTTCCAGAGCTCATCATCGATGATTTTCTATTGACACACCATCCGGAGGAACGCAAGAATCTTTTTACCCTCTGTGGACACATTCACCCCGCTGTAAAACTGCATGGATTTGGGCGACAGAAACTTAGACTTCCTTGTTTTTTTAAAAGCAAAAGCCAGATGATTTTGCCCGCTTTTGGAGAATTTACCGGCACCCATACCCTAAATCCTTCAAAAGATGATGAAGTCTATGCCATCGTAGAAGATATTGTTGTAAAAGTTTAA
- a CDS encoding ligase-associated DNA damage response DEXH box helicase: MSLKEPELFRIAENWFHQQSWEPFPFQKETWNAFLDGKHGLLNAPTGSGKTYALWFPIVLNYIQNHPQYKTKHKKGLKAIWITPLRALSQEIKQSAERITQDLETQMTVGVRTGDTSTKERARQKTTMPDLLITTPESLQLLLSSKGYAKLFKDCSAIVVDEWHELLGTKRGVQMELGLSRLKTVCTDLRIWGISATIGNLEQAREVLLGPSSKELENSVLVKANLNKKITVKSIIPKEMETFPWRGHLGLHLLDEVVPIINNSKTTLLFTNTRSQCEIWFQKILEKHPEFAGEIAMHHGSINKETRLWVEQAIRNESLKAVVCTSSLDLGVDFAPVETVVQIGGPKGVARFLQRAGRSGHRPGKKSVIYFLPTHAMELIEASAMQKAVLNSAVEDRIPYLNSFDVLIQYLTTLAVSDGFLPEEIYPEIKQTFCYQAISDEQWQWLLNFLVMGSQSLKSYDEYKKVEVEEDGRFKVNSRAVAMRHRFQIGTIVGDATIHVRYQKGGYIGSIEEYFISKLSPGDVFTFAGRNLEFIRIKGMAAHVRNSSKRTNKVPSWMGGRLSFSAKMSELLRQELYTAETPFSKQSKEIQSLAPMFAKQREESSVPLPHQFLIETFETNDGHHHIFYPFEGRAIHEGMSSLLAYRISLLTPITCSLAFNDYGFELLSDKPIDIQAILDNNLFTAEFMLSDLQKSLNSNEMARRKFRDIAVISGMVFTGYPEKGVKMKHLQSSSELLFDVFKDFEDDNLLYQQAFTETFEHQLEEGRLRLALERITQQEIVWKQCQHPTPFSFPIITDRLREKLSNEKLADRIKRMTAKLNRR; encoded by the coding sequence ATGTCTCTAAAAGAGCCTGAACTTTTCCGAATTGCCGAAAACTGGTTCCATCAACAAAGCTGGGAGCCCTTCCCGTTTCAAAAAGAGACCTGGAATGCCTTTTTGGATGGAAAACATGGCCTTTTGAACGCTCCTACCGGAAGTGGGAAAACCTATGCACTTTGGTTTCCCATTGTGTTGAACTACATCCAAAACCATCCCCAATACAAAACCAAACACAAAAAAGGCTTAAAAGCCATTTGGATAACCCCACTCCGAGCCCTTTCCCAAGAAATTAAACAATCCGCCGAACGGATTACCCAAGATTTGGAGACCCAGATGACCGTGGGCGTTCGTACTGGAGATACTTCGACCAAAGAGCGGGCCCGGCAGAAAACCACCATGCCCGACCTGTTGATCACTACACCTGAAAGTTTACAATTGTTGCTTTCCTCAAAAGGGTATGCCAAGCTTTTTAAGGACTGTTCCGCCATAGTGGTGGACGAATGGCACGAGCTTTTGGGAACCAAACGTGGGGTTCAGATGGAACTGGGACTATCCCGATTAAAAACGGTTTGCACCGACTTGCGGATTTGGGGCATCTCGGCCACCATTGGCAACTTGGAACAGGCCCGAGAGGTATTGTTAGGGCCTTCCTCCAAGGAATTGGAAAACTCGGTCTTGGTCAAGGCCAACCTCAACAAGAAAATTACGGTCAAAAGTATCATTCCAAAGGAAATGGAAACCTTCCCCTGGCGGGGTCATTTGGGATTGCATTTGTTGGACGAAGTGGTTCCCATCATTAACAATAGCAAGACTACTTTACTTTTTACCAATACTCGAAGTCAATGCGAAATCTGGTTCCAAAAAATCTTGGAAAAACATCCCGAATTTGCCGGGGAAATTGCCATGCACCACGGCAGCATCAATAAAGAAACCCGACTCTGGGTGGAACAGGCCATCAGAAATGAAAGTTTGAAGGCCGTGGTCTGCACTTCAAGCTTGGATTTAGGCGTGGACTTTGCCCCAGTGGAGACTGTGGTACAGATTGGTGGACCCAAGGGCGTTGCCCGATTTTTACAACGGGCGGGACGAAGTGGGCATCGTCCCGGAAAGAAAAGTGTCATTTATTTTTTGCCCACCCATGCCATGGAACTCATTGAGGCCTCAGCTATGCAAAAGGCGGTTTTGAACAGTGCTGTGGAAGACCGTATTCCCTATCTCAATAGTTTTGATGTGCTGATTCAATACCTGACTACTTTGGCGGTCTCCGATGGGTTTCTTCCCGAAGAAATCTATCCTGAAATTAAACAGACGTTTTGCTATCAGGCCATAAGTGATGAACAATGGCAATGGCTTCTCAATTTTTTGGTGATGGGTAGTCAAAGCTTGAAAAGCTACGACGAATACAAAAAAGTGGAGGTGGAAGAAGATGGCAGGTTTAAGGTGAACAGCAGGGCCGTTGCCATGCGTCACCGGTTTCAAATTGGGACCATTGTGGGCGATGCTACCATTCATGTTCGCTACCAAAAAGGAGGGTACATCGGTTCCATTGAGGAGTATTTCATCTCCAAATTGAGTCCCGGGGATGTCTTCACTTTTGCAGGGAGGAACTTGGAATTCATTCGGATAAAGGGCATGGCTGCCCATGTGCGGAATTCGTCAAAACGCACCAACAAAGTGCCCAGTTGGATGGGTGGCCGACTCAGTTTTTCAGCAAAAATGTCGGAACTCCTTCGACAAGAATTATATACCGCCGAAACACCCTTTTCAAAGCAATCCAAGGAAATTCAATCTTTGGCTCCCATGTTTGCAAAGCAACGGGAAGAAAGTAGTGTCCCACTCCCCCATCAATTTTTGATTGAGACGTTTGAGACCAACGATGGTCACCACCATATCTTTTATCCTTTTGAGGGGAGGGCCATCCACGAGGGCATGAGCAGCTTATTGGCCTATCGCATTAGTTTGTTGACTCCCATCACCTGCTCACTTGCTTTTAATGATTATGGTTTTGAGTTACTGTCGGACAAACCTATCGATATTCAAGCCATTTTGGACAACAATCTGTTCACTGCGGAGTTTATGCTCTCGGACCTTCAAAAAAGTTTGAATTCCAACGAAATGGCACGACGAAAGTTCCGAGATATTGCCGTAATCAGTGGGATGGTATTTACGGGCTACCCGGAAAAAGGGGTGAAAATGAAACACCTGCAGAGCAGTTCTGAGCTTTTGTTTGATGTGTTCAAGGATTTTGAGGACGACAATCTTCTCTACCAACAAGCCTTTACGGAGACTTTTGAGCATCAACTGGAAGAAGGTCGTTTGCGTTTGGCCTTGGAACGCATCACCCAACAAGAGATTGTTTGGAAACAATGCCAACACCCAACTCCGTTTTCATTTCCCATCATCACCGATAGGCTGCGGGAAAAATTGTCCAATGAAAAACTGGCGGACCGCATCAAACGAATGACGGCTAAACTGAACAGAAGATGA
- a CDS encoding TerB family tellurite resistance protein encodes MPILDLYEHGDHRKNLAHFATLATLAAIDGEINPKERAILEKFAFKLNISEDEFKEVMKKENKYPIETPHSGEKRYKRLFEFFQIIFSDHEIDDEERRIVEKYAIGLGFPPKTASQIIDKSIAIFTGKIDFEDYHRIVIRED; translated from the coding sequence ATGCCGATTCTAGATCTTTACGAGCACGGAGACCACAGGAAAAACTTGGCCCACTTTGCCACTTTGGCCACTTTGGCCGCTATTGATGGGGAAATTAACCCCAAGGAAAGAGCCATTTTGGAAAAGTTTGCCTTTAAACTGAACATTTCTGAGGATGAATTCAAAGAGGTCATGAAAAAGGAGAACAAATACCCCATTGAAACTCCGCATAGTGGTGAAAAACGCTATAAGAGGCTTTTCGAATTTTTCCAGATTATTTTTTCGGACCACGAGATTGATGATGAGGAGCGAAGGATTGTTGAAAAATATGCCATAGGACTAGGGTTTCCCCCTAAAACGGCTTCACAGATCATTGATAAGTCCATTGCGATTTTCACGGGGAAAATCGATTTTGAGGATTACCACAGAATTGTGATACGAGAAGATTAA
- the fbp gene encoding class 1 fructose-bisphosphatase has product MSDKQRLTMGEFIIANQESFQYTSGELSRLLNGIRLAAKVVNHEVNKAGLVDIIGAAGDTNIQGEDQQKLDVLANEKFIQTLKNREIVCGIASEEEDDFISINSFDKQHQNKYVVLIDPLDGSSNIDVNVSVGTIFSIYRRVTPVGTPVTLEDFLQPGKNQIAAGYIIYGTSTMYVYTTGHGVNGFTLNPALGTFYLSHPNMQFPETGKIYSVNEGNYIHFPQGVKDYIKYCQKEEGDRPYTSRYIGSLVSDFHRNMIKGGIYMYPKSSMAQNGKLRLLYECNPMAFLAEQANGKASDGFRRIMDIQPTELHERVPFFCGSKKMVEKAEEFMANAQS; this is encoded by the coding sequence ATGTCTGATAAGCAGCGACTCACCATGGGCGAATTTATCATCGCCAACCAAGAATCATTTCAATATACCTCCGGAGAACTCTCCAGACTGCTCAACGGAATCCGCTTAGCCGCCAAAGTAGTAAACCATGAGGTAAACAAAGCGGGTCTTGTTGACATTATTGGTGCGGCTGGTGACACGAATATTCAAGGAGAAGATCAACAAAAATTGGATGTGTTGGCCAATGAGAAATTTATTCAGACTTTAAAGAATCGAGAAATTGTTTGCGGGATAGCCTCAGAAGAAGAAGACGATTTTATCAGCATCAACAGTTTTGACAAACAACACCAGAACAAATACGTGGTGCTCATTGACCCTTTGGATGGCTCATCCAATATTGATGTTAACGTATCGGTTGGAACCATTTTTTCCATTTACAGGAGGGTAACACCGGTAGGCACTCCAGTTACCTTGGAAGATTTTTTGCAACCGGGCAAAAATCAGATTGCCGCGGGTTACATCATTTACGGAACCTCCACTATGTATGTCTATACCACGGGACATGGCGTAAACGGATTTACGTTGAACCCTGCTCTTGGTACGTTTTACCTTTCCCATCCAAACATGCAGTTTCCCGAAACCGGTAAAATTTACTCCGTGAACGAGGGGAATTACATCCATTTTCCTCAAGGGGTGAAGGACTATATCAAATATTGCCAAAAAGAAGAAGGAGATAGACCTTATACTTCCAGATACATTGGCTCTTTGGTTTCCGATTTTCATAGAAATATGATCAAAGGAGGGATTTATATGTACCCCAAAAGCAGTATGGCACAAAATGGAAAACTACGACTATTGTATGAGTGTAACCCCATGGCGTTTTTGGCTGAACAAGCCAACGGAAAAGCTAGCGATGGGTTTCGCCGGATAATGGACATACAGCCCACTGAACTGCATGAACGCGTTCCTTTTTTCTGCGGAAGTAAAAAAATGGTGGAAAAAGCGGAAGAGTTTATGGCAAATGCCCAATCTTAA